A region of the Zetaproteobacteria bacterium genome:
GATGTGCCACCGCATTGACCGCAAAAAGGTCGGCCCCGCCTTCAGCAAGATGAACAAGGACCCCAAGGTTCTGGAACAGGCCATCACCAACGGACGGGGCATGATGCCCGCCTTCGGCAAGAAGCTCTCCTCCGAGGAGATCACGGCCATGGTCGAGTTCATCCGCTCCAAACAGAAGCACGCGG
Encoded here:
- a CDS encoding cytochrome c, which translates into the protein MNKSLFTVTAVAFCLMGTQAAFAHDDIDAEKIYKKSCKMCHRIDRKKVGPAFSKMNKDPKVLEQAITNGRGMMPAFGKKLSSEEITAMVEFIRSKQKHA